The DNA segment CATGACAACCGCTTGGATCAAGCCCTCGCGTAGCGCGCTGTTGTCGCGCACCGGCAGCGTGGTGCGCCATCGCCATGGGGCGTCGATCAGCCCCGTCGCTTGGGCCCGCGCACGCGCCTGGTCAGCCGGGCACGAGCGGCCGCCAGCCGGGCGCGGCCTTCGACCACCATGAGCGAGAGCCCGGTGCCGCTGATCAGCAGCAGGTTGAGGAGCGAGTCCTCGCTCAGATGATGCGCCAGGGGATGCATGGTCAGCTGGTGTGGCAGTAGGAGTCGCTGGAGGCATCGCCGCCCTGGAGGCGGGTCTGGTGGACCCGCAGGCCCCGGAAGTCGTCCCCGCTGGGGAAGAACCGCGGGTCAACGGTTAGGCCGCCGCGCTCGGGGTCGGCGTCGAGCTTGGCCACCCACGCGCCCACCCCGCCCGGGTAGAAGATGTCGTCCCAGGCGGCGTACAGCGAGTTGGTCACATACACCCGCCGGCCGTCGCGGCTGACCTCCACCATCTGCGGGCCACCGCCCAGG comes from the Actinomycetota bacterium genome and includes:
- a CDS encoding selenium-binding protein SBP56-related protein, which encodes PDLLPPALKSFGAVPPLVSDIDLSVDDRWLYVSCWGTGELKQYDVADPFDPRETGSVRLGGIVGRQAHPSAPDQPLGGGPQMVEVSRDGRRVYVTNSLYAAWDDIFYPGGVGAWVAKLDADPERGGLTVDPRFFPSGDDFRGLRVHQTRLQGGDASSDSYCHTS